A region of Streptomyces paludis DNA encodes the following proteins:
- a CDS encoding GNAT family N-acetyltransferase: protein MPIRPAVPAELPVLQDIERAAGRPFRALGMAAIADDEPPGLDLLERYRAVGRAWVTDDGTGRPVAYLLHDTVDGAAHIEQVSVHPDMARRGLGRALIEHLAERSVRAGLDALTLTTFAEVPWNAPYYERLGFRVLADGELTDGLREIRRTESGDGLDRWPRVCMRRALPRPQLPSPAAHLTDG from the coding sequence ATGCCGATACGCCCCGCGGTCCCCGCCGAACTCCCCGTCCTCCAGGACATCGAAAGAGCGGCCGGCCGGCCCTTCCGCGCGCTCGGAATGGCCGCGATCGCGGATGACGAGCCGCCCGGCCTCGATCTGCTGGAGCGGTACCGCGCCGTGGGCCGCGCATGGGTGACGGACGACGGCACCGGCCGGCCCGTCGCGTACCTCCTCCACGACACGGTGGACGGCGCCGCGCACATCGAACAGGTCTCCGTCCATCCGGACATGGCCCGGCGCGGCCTCGGGCGCGCGCTGATCGAGCATCTCGCCGAGCGTTCCGTGCGCGCGGGGCTGGACGCCCTCACCCTGACCACCTTCGCCGAGGTGCCGTGGAACGCGCCGTACTACGAGCGGCTCGGCTTCCGGGTGCTCGCGGACGGTGAACTCACCGACGGGCTGCGGGAGATCCGCCGCACGGAGAGCGGGGACGGACTCGACCGGTGGCCGCGCGTCTGTATGCGACGCGCGCTCCCGCGCCCGCAACTCCCTTCTCCCGCAGCCCACTTGACGGACGGGTGA
- a CDS encoding aromatic ring-hydroxylating oxygenase subunit alpha: MTITPPSPVPVPSLIPTLPGSAYTDPEVFRREQERIFESLWFCAVRSADLAAPGAFRTVRIGRESVLVTRSRTGALRAFLNVCRHRGARLCTEESGQVRRNLQCPYHAWTYDLDGKLVAAPNLVKMPDVDRVAYGLIPVRLREWLGYAWLCLAEDPPSFEEQVMGAAVERLGDAASIERYRTEGLALGRRISYDVRANWKLIVENFMECYHCATIHPELTDVLPEFAEGFAAQYYVGHGAEFAEEARGFTVDGSEGFGRLPEVSDDQDRRYYAITVKPQVFINLVPDHVIVHRMFPLAVDRTVVECDWLYAPEVVASGADVSKSVELFHRVNAQDFEACERTQPGMDSRAYRAGGVLVPSEHHIGAFHQWVTARLGDDA, from the coding sequence GTGACCATCACACCCCCGTCCCCCGTGCCCGTCCCCTCCCTCATCCCCACCCTCCCCGGATCCGCCTACACCGACCCGGAAGTCTTCCGGCGGGAGCAGGAGAGGATCTTCGAGTCGCTCTGGTTCTGCGCCGTCCGCTCGGCCGATCTGGCCGCCCCCGGCGCGTTCCGTACGGTCCGGATCGGCCGGGAGAGCGTGCTTGTCACCCGTTCCCGTACGGGCGCGCTACGGGCCTTCCTCAACGTCTGCCGGCACCGGGGCGCCCGGCTGTGCACCGAGGAGTCCGGGCAGGTCCGGCGCAACCTCCAGTGCCCGTACCACGCCTGGACGTACGACCTGGACGGCAAGCTGGTCGCGGCGCCCAACCTGGTGAAGATGCCGGACGTCGATCGGGTGGCGTACGGGCTGATCCCGGTGCGGCTGCGGGAGTGGCTCGGCTACGCCTGGCTCTGTCTCGCCGAGGACCCGCCCTCGTTCGAGGAGCAGGTCATGGGCGCGGCGGTCGAGCGGCTCGGCGACGCCGCGTCGATCGAGCGCTACCGCACCGAAGGGCTGGCGCTGGGCCGGCGGATCAGCTACGACGTCCGGGCCAACTGGAAGCTGATCGTCGAGAACTTCATGGAGTGCTACCACTGCGCCACGATCCATCCCGAACTCACCGATGTGCTGCCGGAGTTCGCGGAGGGGTTCGCCGCGCAGTACTACGTGGGGCACGGCGCCGAGTTCGCCGAGGAGGCGCGCGGCTTCACCGTGGACGGCAGCGAGGGCTTCGGCCGGCTCCCCGAGGTCTCCGACGACCAGGACCGCCGCTACTACGCGATCACGGTGAAGCCGCAGGTCTTCATCAATCTCGTGCCCGACCATGTGATCGTGCACCGGATGTTCCCGCTCGCGGTGGACCGTACGGTCGTGGAGTGCGACTGGCTGTACGCGCCCGAGGTCGTGGCGTCGGGCGCGGACGTGTCGAAGTCCGTGGAGCTGTTCCACCGGGTCAACGCCCAGGACTTTGAAGCGTGCGAGCGGACACAGCCGGGGATGGACTCGCGCGCGTACCGGGCGGGGGGCGTGCTGGTGCCCAGCGAGCACCACATCGGCGCCTTCCACCAGTGGGTGACGGCCCGGCTGGGCGACGACGCCTGA
- a CDS encoding GcvT family protein has product MSASRREIAGVDPRATHRVVPRAVPRVVIIGAGIVGCSLADELTARGWTDVTVLDQGPLDAPGGSTSHAPGLVFRTSPSRTLTAFAQYTVEKLGSLSVDGVSCFHPVGGLEVATTGERWAELHRRAGFAASWGVPGELITPQECLKLWPSLNEERVLGGFHTPGDGLARALLACRAQRERATARGARFLGRHTVTGIDTRGGRVTGVVTDRGGFPADHVVSAAGFWGPVIGRLAGVPVPLLPLAHQYARTGPLPELYGPAGPRAEAGRPVLRHQDRDLYFREHTDRIGIGSYAHRPLPVDPFTVPAYDDAPVMPSSLPFTEEDFAPSWRDATELLPALAASRVEEGFNGVFSFTPDGMPLLGESRELTGFWLAEAVWVTHSAGAARAVAELMTEGRSATDLHECDTDRFEDVQRTPAYVEERGARNFVEVYDIIHPLQPMERPRPLRTSPFHTRQRELGAYFLEGGGWERPHWYEANAPLTEGISLPGRDTWSARHWSPTAAAEARATRERVALYDMTPLRRLEVTGPGALAFLQRMTTNNLAKKPGAVTYTLLLDEAGGIRSDLTVARLGPDHFQIGANSPADLGWLLRHARDAGDPVEIRDITSGTCCVGVWGPLARALVRPLTRDDFSHQGFGYFRAKSTHIGYVPVTAMRLSYVGELGWELYTTADLGARLWDTLWEAGQRHGVVAAGRSAFNSLRLEKGYRAWGHDMTTEHTPYEAGLGFAVRMDKGEFTGRAALAALGDRAGRPERRLTCLTLDDPAAVVLGKEPVRVDGAVAGYVTSAAYGYTVGRCVAYAWLPGGLTPGTGVRIDYFGDRLAATVAEEPLYDPRMTRIRS; this is encoded by the coding sequence ATGTCCGCGAGTCGCAGAGAAATCGCCGGCGTTGATCCCCGCGCAACGCACCGTGTCGTTCCCCGCGCCGTTCCCCGCGTTGTCATCATCGGTGCCGGAATCGTCGGCTGCTCGCTGGCCGACGAACTCACCGCGCGCGGCTGGACCGATGTCACCGTCCTCGACCAGGGTCCGCTGGACGCGCCCGGCGGTTCCACCTCGCACGCCCCCGGGCTGGTCTTCCGTACCAGCCCCTCCAGAACACTGACCGCGTTCGCCCAGTACACCGTGGAGAAGCTGGGATCGCTCTCCGTGGACGGGGTCTCCTGCTTCCACCCGGTCGGCGGTCTGGAGGTCGCCACCACCGGCGAGCGCTGGGCCGAACTCCACCGCAGGGCGGGCTTCGCCGCCTCCTGGGGAGTGCCGGGCGAGCTGATCACCCCTCAGGAGTGCCTGAAACTCTGGCCGTCGCTGAACGAGGAACGCGTCCTCGGCGGCTTCCACACCCCCGGCGACGGGCTGGCCCGCGCCCTGCTCGCCTGCCGCGCGCAGCGGGAGCGCGCCACCGCGCGCGGCGCCCGCTTCCTGGGGCGGCACACCGTCACCGGGATCGACACTCGGGGCGGCCGGGTGACCGGTGTCGTCACCGACCGGGGCGGCTTCCCCGCCGACCATGTCGTCTCGGCGGCCGGCTTCTGGGGGCCGGTGATCGGACGGCTCGCGGGAGTGCCCGTACCACTGCTGCCGCTCGCCCACCAGTACGCGCGGACCGGCCCGCTGCCCGAGCTGTACGGGCCGGCCGGCCCCCGCGCCGAGGCGGGCCGGCCCGTCCTGCGCCACCAGGACCGGGACCTCTACTTCCGGGAGCACACCGACCGGATCGGCATCGGTTCGTACGCCCACCGCCCGCTGCCCGTCGACCCGTTCACCGTCCCGGCGTACGACGACGCGCCCGTGATGCCGTCCTCGCTGCCCTTCACCGAGGAGGATTTCGCGCCCAGTTGGCGCGACGCCACCGAGCTGCTGCCGGCGCTCGCCGCGAGCCGGGTCGAGGAGGGGTTCAACGGCGTCTTCTCCTTCACCCCGGACGGGATGCCCCTGCTCGGCGAGAGCCGTGAACTGACCGGGTTCTGGCTGGCCGAGGCGGTGTGGGTGACCCACTCCGCCGGGGCCGCGCGGGCCGTCGCCGAGCTGATGACCGAGGGCCGGTCCGCCACCGACCTCCACGAATGCGACACCGACCGCTTCGAGGACGTCCAGCGCACCCCCGCGTACGTCGAGGAGCGCGGCGCGCGGAACTTCGTCGAGGTGTACGACATCATCCATCCGCTCCAGCCCATGGAACGCCCGCGCCCGCTGCGCACCAGCCCCTTCCACACCCGGCAGCGGGAGCTGGGCGCGTACTTCCTGGAGGGCGGCGGCTGGGAGCGGCCCCACTGGTACGAGGCCAACGCGCCGCTCACCGAAGGCATTTCGCTGCCCGGGCGGGACACCTGGTCGGCCCGCCACTGGTCACCGACCGCCGCCGCCGAGGCGCGGGCGACCCGTGAGCGCGTCGCGCTGTACGACATGACCCCGCTGCGCCGACTGGAGGTCACCGGGCCCGGCGCGCTCGCCTTTCTCCAGCGGATGACGACGAACAACCTCGCCAAGAAGCCCGGCGCCGTCACCTACACACTCCTGCTGGACGAGGCGGGCGGCATCCGCTCCGATCTCACGGTGGCCCGGCTGGGCCCCGACCACTTCCAGATCGGCGCCAACTCGCCTGCGGACCTGGGGTGGTTGCTGCGCCACGCGCGCGACGCGGGCGATCCGGTGGAGATCAGGGACATCACCTCGGGCACCTGCTGTGTCGGCGTCTGGGGACCACTGGCCAGGGCGCTGGTGCGACCGCTGACCCGGGACGACTTCTCGCACCAAGGCTTCGGCTACTTCCGCGCCAAGAGCACCCATATCGGCTATGTCCCGGTGACGGCGATGCGGCTGAGCTACGTCGGGGAGCTGGGCTGGGAGCTGTACACCACCGCCGATCTGGGCGCCCGGCTCTGGGACACGCTGTGGGAGGCCGGGCAGCGGCACGGTGTGGTGGCGGCCGGCCGCTCCGCCTTCAACAGCCTTCGGCTGGAGAAGGGTTACCGCGCCTGGGGTCACGACATGACCACCGAACACACTCCCTACGAGGCCGGTCTCGGCTTCGCCGTACGGATGGACAAGGGCGAGTTCACCGGCCGGGCGGCGCTGGCCGCGCTCGGTGACCGGGCCGGGCGGCCGGAGCGCCGGCTGACCTGTCTGACACTGGACGACCCGGCCGCCGTGGTGCTGGGCAAGGAGCCCGTACGGGTGGACGGGGCGGTCGCCGGATACGTCACCAGCGCCGCCTACGGATACACGGTGGGGCGCTGTGTGGCCTACGCCTGGCTGCCGGGCGGACTGACGCCCGGGACCGGGGTGCGGATCGACTACTTCGGTGACCGGCTCGCGGCGACGGTCGCCGAGGAGCCGCTGTACGACCCGCGCATGACCAGGATCCGCAGCTGA
- a CDS encoding NAD(P)/FAD-dependent oxidoreductase, with product MSTVTVVGASLAGLYAARALRGQGYAGRLVIVGDEPHRPYDRPPLSKGFLTGAADRAALELADPEEERALDATWLLGVRATGLDPGGRAVRLADGRELRTDAVVIATGATPRTLGGVDLAGVHTLRTLDDAEALRADLSGGPVRVVVIGAGFIGAEVASSCRSLGHEVTVVEAAAVPLVPQLGPEMGAFCAGLHAAHGTALLAGTGVTAFHGTAGRVRGVELTDGRVLPAEVVVVGVGVRPRTGWLAGSGLPLDDGVRCDAGGATPLPNVVAVGDVARLDGHRAEHWTSAAEQPAVAVRNLLAGRTVATGTGLPYFWSDQYGVRLQFAGRTRSGDTVRIVDGALTEGAFAAGDGFLAVYERAGRPVAALAANRPRPFTRLRRELARTVRGDPADGADRADRADGADRARAVR from the coding sequence CTGTCGACGGTCACCGTGGTCGGCGCCTCGCTCGCCGGGCTGTACGCGGCGCGGGCGCTGCGCGGCCAGGGGTACGCGGGCCGGCTCGTCATCGTCGGCGACGAGCCCCATCGCCCGTACGACCGGCCGCCGTTGTCGAAGGGCTTCCTCACCGGCGCCGCCGACCGGGCCGCGCTGGAGCTGGCCGACCCGGAGGAGGAGCGCGCACTCGACGCGACCTGGCTCCTCGGCGTACGGGCGACCGGGCTGGACCCGGGCGGGCGCGCGGTGCGGCTCGCCGACGGCCGGGAGCTGCGTACGGACGCGGTGGTGATCGCCACCGGCGCGACTCCTCGCACCCTGGGCGGAGTTGACCTCGCCGGTGTCCACACCCTGCGCACCCTGGACGACGCCGAGGCGCTGCGCGCGGACCTGTCCGGCGGGCCGGTGCGGGTGGTGGTGATCGGCGCGGGCTTCATCGGCGCCGAAGTCGCCTCCTCCTGCCGCTCCTTGGGCCACGAGGTGACCGTCGTGGAGGCCGCGGCCGTACCGCTGGTCCCGCAACTCGGCCCGGAGATGGGGGCGTTCTGCGCCGGACTGCACGCCGCGCACGGCACGGCACTCCTCGCGGGTACCGGCGTGACCGCCTTCCACGGCACGGCCGGCCGGGTGCGCGGGGTGGAGCTGACGGACGGCCGGGTGCTGCCGGCCGAGGTCGTCGTGGTCGGCGTCGGGGTCCGCCCCCGTACCGGCTGGCTGGCGGGCAGCGGGCTGCCGCTCGACGACGGCGTACGGTGCGACGCGGGCGGCGCGACCCCGCTGCCGAACGTGGTGGCGGTGGGCGATGTCGCCCGCCTCGACGGCCACCGCGCCGAGCACTGGACCAGCGCCGCCGAACAGCCCGCCGTCGCGGTCCGCAACCTGCTGGCGGGCCGTACGGTCGCGACGGGCACCGGCCTGCCGTACTTCTGGTCCGACCAGTACGGCGTACGGCTCCAGTTCGCGGGGCGCACCCGGTCGGGCGACACGGTCCGGATCGTCGACGGCGCGCTGACGGAGGGCGCTTTCGCGGCGGGCGACGGCTTCCTGGCCGTCTACGAACGCGCGGGCCGCCCGGTCGCGGCCCTCGCCGCCAACCGGCCGCGCCCCTTCACCCGGCTCCGCCGCGAGCTGGCCCGTACGGTACGCGGTGATCCCGCGGACGGAGCGGACCGGGCGGACCGGGCGGACGGGGCGGACCGGGCGAGGGCGGTCCGTTAA
- a CDS encoding S-(hydroxymethyl)mycothiol dehydrogenase, translating into MSHEVRAVVAMKKDAPVEVTTILVPDPGPGEVLVSVQSCGVCRTDLRYREGAVGGGDGFPYLLGHEAAGTVESVGEGVTGLVPGDSVVLAWRAPCGRCRSCRRGRPWYCFDSRGAQRSMTLLDGTPLTAALGIGGFAELTLVAAGQAVKVDPAARPEAAGLIGCGVMTGYGAAVHTAGVRGGDTVAVIGCGGVGGAAIAGASLAGARRIIAVDTDDTRLDGALRFGATHTVNSLGTDPVLAVRELTGGCGADAVIDAVGRPETYRQGFAMRDLAGVLVLAGVPDPGATVTLPLLEVFSRGGSLTSSWYGDALPSRDFPVLVDLYLRGKFDLGALVSETLSLHEVEDALARMRAGDGGDAPRSVVTP; encoded by the coding sequence GTGTCACACGAGGTCCGCGCGGTTGTCGCGATGAAGAAGGACGCACCCGTCGAGGTGACGACGATCCTGGTCCCGGACCCGGGCCCCGGTGAGGTGCTGGTCTCCGTCCAGTCCTGCGGGGTATGCCGCACCGATCTGCGCTACCGGGAGGGCGCGGTCGGCGGCGGCGACGGGTTCCCCTATCTGCTCGGGCACGAGGCCGCCGGCACCGTCGAGTCCGTGGGCGAGGGGGTCACCGGTCTTGTCCCCGGCGACTCCGTCGTGCTGGCCTGGCGGGCGCCCTGCGGCCGGTGCCGCTCCTGCCGCCGGGGCCGTCCGTGGTACTGCTTCGACAGCCGGGGCGCCCAGCGGTCCATGACCCTGCTCGACGGCACCCCGCTCACCGCCGCCCTCGGTATCGGCGGCTTCGCCGAACTGACCCTGGTCGCCGCCGGGCAGGCCGTGAAGGTCGACCCCGCCGCCCGGCCCGAGGCCGCCGGGCTGATCGGCTGCGGGGTGATGACGGGGTACGGCGCGGCCGTGCACACCGCGGGGGTGCGCGGCGGCGACACCGTCGCCGTGATCGGCTGCGGCGGGGTGGGCGGCGCGGCCATCGCCGGGGCCTCGCTCGCCGGGGCCCGGCGGATCATCGCCGTCGACACCGACGACACCCGGCTCGACGGCGCGCTCCGCTTCGGCGCCACCCACACCGTCAACTCCCTCGGTACGGACCCGGTCCTGGCCGTCCGTGAACTCACCGGCGGGTGCGGGGCGGACGCGGTGATCGACGCGGTGGGCCGGCCGGAGACCTACCGGCAGGGCTTCGCCATGCGGGATCTCGCGGGGGTGCTGGTGCTGGCCGGGGTGCCGGACCCGGGCGCCACGGTCACCCTGCCGCTGCTGGAGGTGTTCTCGCGCGGCGGGTCGCTCACCTCCTCCTGGTACGGGGACGCGCTGCCCAGCCGCGACTTCCCGGTGCTCGTCGACCTCTATCTGCGCGGCAAGTTCGACCTGGGCGCCCTCGTCTCCGAGACCCTCTCGCTGCACGAGGTGGAGGACGCCCTCGCCCGGATGCGCGCGGGCGACGGCGGCGACGCGCCGCGCTCCGTGGTCACGCCCTGA
- a CDS encoding IclR family transcriptional regulator, with protein sequence MQSVDRAVSVLEILARHGEVGVTGIADELGVHKSTAFRLLGVLENRGLVGQAKERGKYYLGAGVLRLAGAAAVRLDISQESAPLCRELADEVGETVNIAVLDDDAAVNIMQARGAASVTAHNWLGRRTPLHATSSGKILLAHLPPSGQEHVLARKLARFTQRTVTDIGELRAQLQLAVERGYACTVEELEIGLNAVAAPVRAHDGSVIGTISVSGPAYRLGEERLPVLAERTLGAAAELSRRMGYAL encoded by the coding sequence GTGCAGTCCGTCGACCGCGCGGTGAGTGTGCTGGAGATCCTCGCCCGCCACGGCGAGGTGGGCGTCACCGGGATCGCCGATGAGCTGGGCGTCCACAAGTCGACCGCGTTCCGGCTGCTCGGGGTGCTGGAGAACCGCGGGCTGGTCGGGCAGGCGAAGGAGCGCGGCAAGTACTACCTGGGCGCGGGGGTGTTGCGGCTCGCGGGCGCCGCCGCCGTACGGCTCGACATCTCGCAGGAGAGCGCGCCGCTCTGCCGGGAACTCGCCGACGAGGTGGGCGAGACGGTCAATATCGCGGTGCTGGACGACGACGCGGCGGTCAACATCATGCAGGCGCGCGGCGCCGCCTCGGTCACCGCGCACAACTGGCTGGGCCGGCGCACCCCGTTGCACGCCACGTCCAGCGGCAAGATCCTGCTGGCCCATCTGCCGCCCTCCGGCCAGGAGCACGTACTGGCAAGGAAGTTGGCGCGCTTCACCCAGCGGACGGTGACCGACATAGGTGAGCTGCGCGCGCAGTTGCAGCTGGCCGTGGAGCGCGGCTACGCCTGCACGGTGGAGGAGCTGGAGATCGGGCTGAACGCGGTGGCCGCGCCGGTACGGGCGCACGACGGGTCGGTGATCGGCACGATCAGCGTCTCGGGTCCGGCGTACCGGCTGGGCGAGGAGCGGCTGCCCGTCCTGGCGGAACGCACACTCGGGGCGGCGGCGGAGCTGTCGCGGCGTATGGGGTACGCCTTGTGA
- a CDS encoding intradiol ring-cleavage dioxygenase has product MTEESATPTGATPTGETSAHADPASPTSPVTRRNVVVGGAALAATAALAATGVAAATRGTASGDGTTGANGTTALAPVAAAAVCSLTARVTEGPYSLPGALVRVDNRENKAGFEVRFVLTVVDLANSCAPLAGALLEIWHCDALGEYSGFVGNNGHPGADNGTFLRGAQLTGGDGVVRLTSIWPGHYRGRAVHTHLRVHTNVTLTNNSYTGGNLVHTGQLFYDPTVNSRIQALSPYSANTTPETQLGNDSIYDGGGATSGLMTLTALGTTPSAGYTGTLTLGVNSRA; this is encoded by the coding sequence ATGACAGAAGAGAGCGCGACCCCCACAGGCGCTACCCCCACCGGCGAGACCTCCGCGCACGCGGACCCCGCCTCCCCCACCTCCCCCGTCACCCGCCGGAACGTCGTCGTCGGCGGCGCCGCACTCGCCGCCACGGCGGCGTTAGCAGCCACCGGAGTCGCCGCGGCCACCCGAGGGACGGCGAGCGGCGACGGCACCACCGGCGCGAACGGCACCACGGCCCTCGCCCCGGTCGCCGCCGCCGCGGTGTGCTCGCTCACGGCCCGGGTGACCGAGGGACCGTACTCGCTCCCGGGCGCGCTGGTGCGCGTCGACAACCGCGAGAACAAGGCGGGCTTCGAGGTCCGGTTCGTACTCACCGTGGTCGACCTCGCCAACTCCTGCGCCCCGCTCGCGGGCGCGCTGCTGGAGATCTGGCACTGCGACGCGCTCGGTGAGTACTCCGGCTTCGTCGGCAACAACGGCCACCCGGGCGCGGACAACGGCACCTTCCTGCGCGGCGCCCAGCTCACCGGCGGTGACGGTGTGGTGCGGCTGACCTCCATCTGGCCCGGCCACTACCGGGGCCGGGCCGTCCACACCCATCTGCGCGTTCACACCAATGTCACCCTCACCAACAACTCGTACACCGGCGGCAATCTCGTCCACACCGGCCAGCTCTTCTACGATCCGACCGTCAACAGCAGGATCCAGGCGCTGTCCCCGTACAGCGCCAACACCACCCCCGAGACCCAGCTGGGCAACGACTCCATCTACGACGGCGGCGGCGCGACCTCCGGGCTGATGACACTGACCGCGCTCGGCACCACCCCGTCGGCCGGCTACACCGGGACGCTGACACTGGGGGTGAACTCGCGCGCCTGA
- a CDS encoding AMIN-like domain-containing (lipo)protein, which yields MKRWGIVLTALGLAVTAGGVAPTVAAAAPSAAVACEAGWGSLDKALATHSEEPLTNVRTGRHDCYDRMVFDVPGMTTANPAGHRVGYVDKITHVSETPIPVSGGAILAIRIATPVFLPGTTTPAYPVSALAAPLPGVNLTGYETFRDARYAGYYHGETTVGLGVRARLPFRVLTLPDRVVVDVAHTW from the coding sequence ATGAAACGCTGGGGAATCGTACTGACCGCACTCGGGCTGGCCGTCACGGCGGGGGGAGTGGCACCGACCGTCGCCGCCGCCGCGCCGAGCGCCGCCGTCGCCTGCGAGGCGGGCTGGGGCAGCCTGGACAAGGCGCTGGCCACCCACTCGGAGGAGCCGCTGACGAACGTCAGGACCGGCCGGCACGACTGCTACGACCGGATGGTCTTCGATGTGCCGGGGATGACCACGGCCAACCCCGCCGGGCACCGGGTGGGGTACGTCGACAAGATCACCCATGTCTCCGAGACACCGATCCCGGTCAGCGGCGGCGCCATCCTCGCGATCCGGATCGCCACGCCCGTGTTCCTGCCCGGCACCACCACCCCGGCGTACCCGGTGAGCGCGCTCGCCGCGCCGCTCCCCGGGGTGAACCTCACCGGCTACGAGACGTTCCGCGACGCCCGCTACGCCGGTTACTACCACGGCGAGACCACCGTCGGTCTCGGCGTCCGCGCCCGGCTGCCCTTCCGGGTGCTGACCCTGCCGGACCGGGTGGTCGTGGACGTGGCCCACACCTGGTAG
- a CDS encoding bifunctional class I SAM-dependent methyltransferase/N-acetyltransferase yields MADPVTAAFFALHHNLPRQGPGSDATTRHLLATAGPLPEHPRVLDAGCGPGRSALLLAEEAGARVTAVDLHQPFLDDLAAEAARRGLGDRVTVVNRSMDQLPYPDRSFDLIWAEGSVYTVGFDVALNAWRRLLAPGGIVVVTEIEWTVTAPAAAARAYWDAAYPLRTRAANTDAAQAAGYRLLAHRPLPESDWWDGYYTPLSRRIVRADPRRPGMPQALAAARAEIAMRREYGSDYNYAAYLLRHLHDNTQHTPRTTHTPRTSRTPHTPENGTAMTAWTARPETNDDIAAIRAIHLGAFPTAGEADIVDLLRADPKAWIDGLSFVAEAADGTPVGHALLTRCHVDGAPALALAPCGVLPSAQRTGAGSAAIRAALTAARAMGENLVLVLGHADYYPRFGFTRASGFGIRAPFDVPDEAMMAMALDDTCPVPAGTIEYPAAFGV; encoded by the coding sequence GTGGCCGATCCGGTGACGGCGGCGTTCTTCGCCCTGCACCACAACCTGCCCAGGCAGGGCCCCGGTTCGGACGCCACCACCCGGCACCTGCTGGCGACGGCCGGGCCGCTGCCGGAGCACCCACGGGTGCTGGACGCGGGCTGCGGCCCCGGCCGCTCCGCCCTGCTGCTGGCCGAGGAGGCCGGCGCCCGGGTGACGGCGGTCGATCTGCACCAGCCCTTCCTGGACGACCTCGCGGCCGAGGCGGCACGCCGGGGCCTCGGTGACCGGGTCACGGTCGTCAACCGCTCGATGGACCAACTGCCGTACCCCGATCGCAGCTTCGACCTGATCTGGGCCGAGGGATCCGTCTACACGGTCGGCTTCGACGTCGCCCTGAACGCCTGGCGCCGGCTGCTCGCGCCCGGCGGCATCGTCGTCGTCACCGAGATCGAGTGGACGGTGACCGCTCCCGCGGCGGCGGCCCGCGCCTACTGGGACGCGGCCTATCCGCTGCGTACCCGCGCCGCTAACACCGACGCCGCACAGGCCGCCGGCTACCGGCTGCTCGCGCACCGGCCGCTGCCGGAGAGCGACTGGTGGGACGGGTACTACACCCCGCTCTCCCGGCGGATCGTCCGGGCGGACCCGCGCCGGCCCGGTATGCCGCAGGCGCTCGCCGCCGCCCGTGCGGAGATCGCCATGCGGCGGGAGTACGGCAGCGACTACAACTACGCCGCCTACCTCCTCCGGCACCTCCACGACAACACCCAGCACACTCCGCGCACCACGCACACTCCGCGCACCTCTCGCACCCCTCACACTCCCGAGAACGGAACCGCCATGACCGCTTGGACCGCCCGCCCGGAGACCAACGACGACATCGCCGCCATCCGCGCCATCCACCTCGGCGCCTTCCCCACCGCCGGGGAGGCCGACATCGTCGACCTCCTGCGCGCCGACCCGAAGGCGTGGATCGACGGTCTGTCCTTTGTCGCGGAGGCGGCCGACGGCACCCCGGTCGGCCACGCCCTCCTCACCCGCTGCCACGTCGACGGCGCGCCCGCTCTCGCGCTGGCGCCGTGCGGCGTGCTGCCCTCGGCCCAGCGCACCGGCGCCGGCTCCGCCGCCATCCGCGCCGCGCTGACGGCGGCCCGGGCCATGGGTGAGAACCTCGTGCTGGTCCTCGGACACGCCGACTACTACCCGCGGTTCGGCTTCACCCGGGCCTCCGGCTTCGGTATCCGCGCGCCCTTCGACGTGCCCGACGAGGCGATGATGGCCATGGCCCTGGACGACACCTGCCCGGTGCCCGCCGGCACCATCGAGTACCCCGCCGCGTTCGGCGTCTGA
- a CDS encoding bifunctional 3-phenylpropionate/cinnamic acid dioxygenase ferredoxin subunit, with amino-acid sequence MIPVCRLEDLPEGEAVRIDTTQPPIAVFHAEGALYAIDDTCTHQDASLAEGWLEGCLVECPLHAASFDLRTGRPTCLPARRPVRVHRVTVDDGIIHVHPAAEEDAA; translated from the coding sequence GTGATCCCCGTCTGCCGCCTTGAGGACCTCCCCGAGGGCGAGGCCGTACGCATCGACACCACCCAGCCACCGATCGCCGTCTTCCACGCCGAGGGCGCGCTCTACGCCATCGACGACACCTGCACCCACCAGGACGCCTCCCTCGCGGAGGGCTGGCTGGAGGGCTGTCTGGTCGAATGCCCGCTCCACGCCGCTTCATTCGATCTCCGTACGGGGCGGCCGACCTGTCTGCCGGCGCGCCGTCCCGTGCGCGTCCACCGGGTCACCGTCGACGACGGCATCATCCATGTGCACCCGGCCGCCGAGGAGGACGCCGCGTGA